The region GCCTCGGCGCCGGCCTGCATCGCCTCGTCCACCTCGTCCGGGGTCATCGCCGGGCCTTGGGTGAAATCGCCGGTCGGTGTCTCCAGCTTCAGCGGCACCACGGTCAGTTCGGCCCCGGCGACGGCGCAAAGCTGGTTGATCGCCGCCCCGCCGGCGCGGAAATTCTGCACCATCAGGGCGGTCACCTCGGCCGGGAACGGGTTCACCCCCTGCGCAACGATCCCATGATTCCCGGCAAAGACCACCGCCTGCGCGCGGTCCAGCCTCGGCCGCTCGCGTCCCTGCCAGCCGGCGAGGAACACCGCCAGCTCCTCGAGCCGGCCAAGCGAACCGGGGGGTTTCGTCAGGCTGTTCTGCCGCGCCCGCGCCGCTGCTGCGACGGTTTCATCAAAGGAAGTCATCATTCTCTCTTGCAGGTTTCAGCCGCAGGGGCTGGCCGCAGACCGCCATCCAGACCTGGTCCGCGGCCTCGGCCACGGCCTGGTTCATCCAGCCATGCCGGTCGCGGAAGTCGCGCGCAAGGGCATTGTCGGGCACGATCCCGCCGCCCAGCTCGTTAGTGACCAGCACCACCGGATCGCGCTGGCGCTTCAGCACATCGACCAGCCCGCCAATATCGGCATCCGAGCCGCAATTGGCCAGCCACAGGGTCAGGCAATCGACCAGTCGCGGCCCCTGCCCGTCCGTCGCCTCCAGCGCAGCGGCCAGATCGTGCGGCGCCTCGACCGTGTGCCAGCCCGTTCCACGGCGGGCAACGTGATGCGCGATTCGCGCCGACATCTCATCATCCCGCGCCTCGGCCGTGGCGATGTAGACCGCCGATTCGGCGTTCCGCAGAGTCAACTTTTCGGCGAGCGCGGACTTTCCTGACCGCGCACCCCCCGTCACAAGAACTATCATTGCGCGTTTAACCATGACGGGTGATGTTTCATAACCCGGACCCCAGTTGAAGGACAAAATGCTTTACCTGTGTCGGCTTTAACCTATTTTCTGTCCAATTCGGCGCATTACCCGCCGTGGCAAGACAGGGAGAGACATCAATGACAAAATTTCTTGCAACTACCGCGCTAGCACTGGCGCTGGCCATGCCGGTTCACGCCGCGCAGGTCGCCGAGGGCGACACGCTGGCCGACAACCAAGAGCTGAATTTCTGGATCCTCGACGCGATCAAGTCGATGGACCCGCACAAGAACACCGACAAAAGCGGCTCCTACGTGCTGTCGCAGGTCTTTGAAGGCCTGATGAACGAGGATGCCAAGGGCGCGATGGTGCCCGGCGCGGCCGAAAGCTACGAGGTCAGCGAAGACGGCCTGACCTACACGTTCAAGCTGCGCGACGCCAAGTGGTCGAACGGCGACCCGGTCACGGCGAATGACTTCGTCTATGGCTGGCAGCGCGCCGTCAATCCGGCGACCGCCTCGGAATACGCCTGGTTCATGGAGCTGATGAACATCGTCAACGCCACCGCCGTGGTGAAGGGCGAGATGACCCCGGACCAGCTGGGCGTGAAGGCCGTGGATGACAAGACCTTCGAGGTCACCCTGTCGACCCCGACCCCCTATTTCATCAAGACGCTGAGCCACACCACCACCTTCCCGGTGAACCAGAAGGTCGTCGAGGAATTCGGTGACAACTGGACCCAGCCCGGCAACCTGGTCGGCAATGGCGCCTACAAGCTGGACAGCCATGACCTGGGCGTGAACCTGGTGGTGTCGAAGAACGACCAGTACTGGGATGCGGCCAATACCATCATCACCAAGGTCGATTTCATCACCGTCAACGACCAGAACGTGGCGCTGACCCGCTATCTCGCGGGCGAGCTGGACTGGTACAACCGTCTGCCGGCCGGGCAATATCCGCGCCTGAAGCAGGAATACCCGGACCAGGCCAGCACCTCGCCGCAGGCTTGCTCCTATGCCTATATCTTCAACCTCTCGGACAAGGGTCCCGAGGCGCTGAAGGATCTGAAGGTGCGTGAAGCACTCGCGCTGGCCGTCGATCGCGACATCATCGTCGACAAGATCCTGCAGGGCGGCCAGACCCCGGCCTATTACTGGACCCACTGGGCCATCGAGGGCTTCGAGGCCCCCGAGATCGCCATGGCGGCGATGACCCAGCCCGAACGGCTCGAGAAGGCCAAGGCGCTGCTGGCCGAGGCCGGCTATGGTCCCGACAATCCGCTGAAACTGACCATCCAGTACAACACCTCAGACGACCACAAGAAGCTGGCGGTCGCGGTGCAGCAGTTCTGGAAAGGGCTCGGTGTCGATGCGACGCTGAACAACGTGGAATGGAAGGTGCATACCGACCGTCTGCAGAACCAGGACTTCGAGGTCGCCCGCTATGCGTGGTGTGGCGATTACAACGAAGCCTCGACCTTCCTCGACTGGTTCCGCACCGACGGCTACAACAGCGGCAAGTGGTCGAATGCCGAGTTCGACAAGCTCTTGGCGGACGCCAAGACCTCGGACAACCCGGCCGAGCTCTACAAGCAGGCCGAACAGATCCTGGCTGCCGAACTGCCCTATGTGCCGGTCTATCACTATGCCAATGCCCAGATCGTCAATTCCGATCTGCGCGGCGTTCCCTATGAGAACGTGATGGACAACTGGTACGCCAAGGACATGTATCGCGTCGCCCAGTGACGCGCTGAATGATCCACATTCGTCGTCTGTGACCTGACCGGGAGGGGTTTTCCCCCTCCCGGCGCATGGTCACATGCTTCGATCCAAGACAATCCGATTGAGGAAGGGGAGGTCCGATGTTCGGCTACATCCTGCGACGATTGGCGGTGGCGATTCCGACGCTGCTGCTGTTGATAATCTTCTCGTTCCTGCTGATGCACGCCGCGCCCGGTGGTCCTTTCACCGGCGAGCGCTCGCTGCCGCCGCAGGTGCTGGCCAATCTCGAGGCCAAGTACGGGCTGGATGACCCGCTGCTGGTGCAGCTCTGGAATTACCTGAAAAGCGTGGTGCTGCATTTCGATTTCGGCCCCAGCTTCGTCTATCCCGACCTGACGGTGAA is a window of Paracoccus zhejiangensis DNA encoding:
- a CDS encoding peptide ABC transporter substrate-binding protein, with the translated sequence MTKFLATTALALALAMPVHAAQVAEGDTLADNQELNFWILDAIKSMDPHKNTDKSGSYVLSQVFEGLMNEDAKGAMVPGAAESYEVSEDGLTYTFKLRDAKWSNGDPVTANDFVYGWQRAVNPATASEYAWFMELMNIVNATAVVKGEMTPDQLGVKAVDDKTFEVTLSTPTPYFIKTLSHTTTFPVNQKVVEEFGDNWTQPGNLVGNGAYKLDSHDLGVNLVVSKNDQYWDAANTIITKVDFITVNDQNVALTRYLAGELDWYNRLPAGQYPRLKQEYPDQASTSPQACSYAYIFNLSDKGPEALKDLKVREALALAVDRDIIVDKILQGGQTPAYYWTHWAIEGFEAPEIAMAAMTQPERLEKAKALLAEAGYGPDNPLKLTIQYNTSDDHKKLAVAVQQFWKGLGVDATLNNVEWKVHTDRLQNQDFEVARYAWCGDYNEASTFLDWFRTDGYNSGKWSNAEFDKLLADAKTSDNPAELYKQAEQILAAELPYVPVYHYANAQIVNSDLRGVPYENVMDNWYAKDMYRVAQ
- the cobU gene encoding bifunctional adenosylcobinamide kinase/adenosylcobinamide-phosphate guanylyltransferase: MVKRAMIVLVTGGARSGKSALAEKLTLRNAESAVYIATAEARDDEMSARIAHHVARRGTGWHTVEAPHDLAAALEATDGQGPRLVDCLTLWLANCGSDADIGGLVDVLKRQRDPVVLVTNELGGGIVPDNALARDFRDRHGWMNQAVAEAADQVWMAVCGQPLRLKPARENDDFL